The region GATTGCTGAGACACCTGCTGCAGCTTCTGCGGGCAGGCTTTTCCTCTAGCTTACTCTTTCTCCTAGTTGTTCCcgaattttcattttgaaaacatcCTTTGTAATTCTGATTTCCAGATATTTGGTTGCATTTTCTGGGTCCTACCAGCAAGCAAGCTCTTTCTTTATGTAGTCTTAGTCATTTTTAAGGTTTTCCATATCCTTTACATTTCAGGTTTTAAGACATCACCCTTTTTTAGTTTCTCCCTCTCAAAAGGGCTtgtgaaagagtcagataccTCTACTTCTGTTGGGATGAAACTAtactgttgttttcattttaagacaccactctctttaatttcttccatATGACTTCCAGGGGCTTCTGAGAGAATCAAATACCTCAAAAAATACAGATCTCACTCCTGGTTGGAGTGAGACTAGTCTTTGCTTGGGAGTGGAAACCTAACAGACAACGGTTAATCGAGAGGAAGCCCTGTAGGTACATATAGACTGCTGGCCCTTGGCTGGCTTGTGCCTacctaaacaaaacaaacaataaaaactcCTACAGTGCCAGGGAATGCAGCAATTCATCAGAATAAAGGAGTAGTCTTGGGAACCCCTTAGGGGTGATCTAGATGTTAGGCGCTCAGATAGACCCAAACCAGCCTGCCGGACCAGGACTCTTGTTTACTGGAGTGTTGTCTCTTGGTGTCTGGCAATATTTCAGGCACCGAGATTCTGAAGTTCTTTCTCATCTTCTGTTTGGAGGGTGTACATTCTCCTCACTGCTCTGATACCTTTCACCTAGAATCTCTGTATAATTTCTGGGTAGTTCCCTTGATTCACTGCCACAGTAAGCTGAATATATTTTGGTTTAAGAGGAAGTTGGCCATGTTCTTCCAGTGCTGAAGTTGGAACTCGCATGTGGATTGCTGAGTGAGTGAACTCGCCATCATAGATGATAATTAAGTGTGGAGGGCTGCCTATTAGCCTGCATGCCAGCCTCCTGACATTTCTCCCAAGGACAAGCATGGCCTTGGGAAACTTATTCCTCTTCtacattttgctttattgcataAGGGCTGTAAGTCTGCTCAGCAGCAGGGTCTGCTCATGGTCTCATTTTGGGACTTTAAAGATGGCTGCAAGGTTTCAGTGCAGGATCCTTTCTGTCTTGCAGAGGATGGCATTTCTCTAATCTTCACAGCAATTTAGATTGAATTAGGTCAGATTATACCTcctgggatggggtggaagggagCGTAGCCCTGTCCCTGCTGTTCACCTAAATGGCAGCAGCAGGTGATAGAGAAGCCAAAGCTGGAGCGGGATGAAACTCCTTAGTTAAGTTAAATGAGTCTTTGTCTGACTGGCTCTTCTTCTGGAATATTGTTTGATGGGTTTTGGTTGGCGGGACCAGATGACTGCCTTCTCCAGATATAAGATGGCAAGTGACAGTGCTGTTTCTTCTTTTGACCCTTCATCATGCTCCATCTAGAACAGGATTTCTCATCTTTAGCATTATTGATACTCTGgatcagataattctttgttgtaagAGGCCATCCTGTGCTTTATAGGATGTCTAGCATTATCCATTGCATTTACTCATTGCATACCAGTATTGCCCTCCATTACCAGCCTCACTTCCCACTCCCCAGTCATGACAATTTAAAAAGCCTCCAGACATTGCTGAATGTCCCCTGGTGGGCAAAATTGCCctgattgagaaccactgacctagAAGCTCTGATAATTTCTGTCACTTTGATCCAGCCTAGGATCTACAACTTAAAGGTAGCTGTTTTCCCCTGAGATCTAGGGATGTAACCCTCAGAATTGAGGCCTATCATAGAATTTGCATCCATTGATACATAGTTAGGACCACGGTGCTTTCCTGTATTCTGCTTCATTTTCCAATGACCAGGTATGTGGGGATACTACTTCCTAATTTCCTGGGATTTATAGTCAGGACACTTTGAATTAGGGAACTCTGGAGCAACCTACTCTTCTGATTGGTTGAATGTGAAACCTGCCCATCTGTGTTTTTCTGGGATCCACATAATAGACAGCTGGCCAAGGGGAACAGGTGGGATAGGAACAAGGCGAAATTGTAGGGGCTCTAAGgaggctcagttttctcatgtgcATGTGGCTGCTATGAGCAAGAAGTTGTTTTCCTTCAGTCCTCTCTGTTTGTAGCCAGTGGCTGCAGCAGGTGAAGCAAGAGAGGAAGAGACCAGGAAAACCAGTCGATCGTTGAGTGGCTGTATTCCCAGTTGTCTCCCATGCTTTGGGTGGGATATCTGGTTCTCATAAGTAGAAATGGGCTATGTTTCCTGTCCACATTCTGAACCCATGTTATGGGGCTAGGTAATTCCAGGTTGGACCTCCCGTTTTCTTAAGGGTATGAGTCTCTCTGTGCGTTCGTTTCAGGATTGAAAGAGAGGACCAGGTCCTCCTTGCTCTTCAGTTTTTTGAGTCCCCAGTTGCTTGACTCTTCTGAAGTAGTTTATCATTTTATCCTCTCTTTTGACATAGCCTCAATTTCTTGGAATATAaaatggacagaatagcctgtaTTGTTGTTGAGTAGGTTGCTATGGTATTGGGTAGTTTTGCAGTATGGGGAACGCTAGAGAATATACATGTTACCTGAGTTGCATGTACTTTTAATGGGGTCCTCTCACTCTTGGACTTACgtgagtttgtttttaattggtatTGCTTGTGGTGATCTCTTAGagattcagtttagttcaacAGCAGGTTGCTCCTAGTATATGCCAACCCCCGTCCTTTGCTCGGCACTATAGATATAAAGATGAATATGACCTAGTCCCTCTACTTGAGTTGCTTAAGATACAACAGGCATATAGATAATTTTAGTACACTTCGATAAATGGTTTAAGGGAAATACATGTACAGTGTTCCATAGGAGCACAGAAGAGGACTACTTAATCCCAGCATGGGGGTGTAGAGAATGAATTTGAAGATGGCAtttgcactgtttttttttttttttttaatatttatgtattagtatttttttagtatttatttatttcacttttggctgtgtggggtctgAGCTGAGGCACACAGGATCCTctgttggggcacatgggcttagttgccctgtggcatgtgggatcttagttctccaccagggattgaacctgtatccccagctttggaaggcagattcttaaccacaggaccaccaaggaagtcctgaacTGACTCttaaaggatgagtaggagttagCTATCTGAAAAAAGGTGTTATGGGGCGTATGGAAAAGAAGGGAGGGGCCATTCAGGCAAAGAGAATAGTCTAAAGATAGTTATAGAGAAATGAATTGTGTGATGTATGTGAACTATAGACAGATGATTAAcgttagagaaataaaaagtgaCAAAGGCCTGATCTTGGATGGTTTGGTGTGTTGGGTAAGGAATCTGGAGTGTTCTTATTGGTAAGGAGAGGATTGTGGATGCGaattcgcttcagtcgtgtctgactctttgtaaccctgtggactgtaacctgccagactcctctgtccatgcaattccccaggcaagaatactggagtgggttgccatgtcctcctttagggaatcttcctgatccagagatcaaacccacatctcttatgtcttctgcattggcaggtgggttctttaccactagcaccacctgggaaactcaagGAGAGAATTGTGGAGAGGTGTTAAGATGAAAAGTGATGTGGTCAGTTGTGCATTTTAGATAATTCAGCTGGATGTAGGGATTGGATTTAGACAGGTTAAGACTGGTTGTAAGgagagcccccacccccaccccgcctttTTTTAAGGAGAGCCCTTAAAGAAACTTTTGCAGTAATCCAGGTGAGAGATTATTGGGACCTGAACCAGCGTGGTAgtagtgggggggtgggggggtggggaaggtgaggcaaatttaagaaatagaaagtagTATCAACAGGAATTTATAATTGTTTGGGTGATTGGAGGTTGTGGTCAGAGGGTGTAGTAGTTTTGGGTGGTACTTGGTAGGATAGTAAATATAAGTGACTAGAGAGGAGATGAAAGCTGTTTGACTTGAGGATTGGTTATTAGCTGGGTCACTGACATTACCCACAATGATggaggaaatttgtgaatcaaatgccaaaatacataataaatgtaGGACTGTGCTCGGTCATTTACAGGGGGTTGGTAGATGACGACCATGAGGAAAGGTGAGAAAGTGGCGTATATCCAAATGGTGCGAACATCAGGAGAGCACAGGTGGCGTAGGAGAATCCCACGCGTGCTCAGTGTAGGAGCTTAGTGCTGCTTGTTGATTTAAATCCTTGCGTTCTGGTGGATATTTGATTAACTTTCTCAGCAGTTATTCACCTGGACTTGGTTAGATTGTAGGAGAAATGAGGATGGGTCTGTGGAGGGATGAGTCTGGGCTGCAGAGGCCAAGGATGCTTGTCTCATTGAAATCTCCTAACAAGTTAGATGAATTTTACGGTGATTTCATGTGCATTTTCCCACTGGGTTCTTAATAACTCCAAGGAGTAGTTTCTTTCCTCCTTGTTTTgtagatggggacactgaggcttTCAAGTTAAGTGACTTACTAAGGTCACATAGCTACAGTTTGTTAATAATATAGGCAGAATTAAAACTAGTTGAGACTTTCAGTTTCTCTGCTGTCAGCCCCTAAGTTTATCTGATGCAGCTTCTGTGTTAGAATTTAGAGTGAATTTTCTACTTCtcttcattttgctttcatttaaggGATGAATTGATTGGGGGCACTGTCAGGGAGAGCACACAGGACCAAAAGCAGTATTTTGGAGGCCAGAGGAACAATTGGGACAATGTCTGCTGAATATGTAGCACTAAAATCGCAATTAGTGAGTCTTCCTTAGCGGAAGTGACTGTCTTTCTTTAGTAAGATCTGGACTTAGCGCAGCATCTGCTGAATATAGAGAGCTctaggctttattttttaataaatattttataggcacttccctggcagtccagtggttaaggctccatgcttccaatgcaagggatgcgggTGCAATGCCTGATcaagggaagtaagatcccatgtgctgcacagTGAGCCAAAAAAATCAATAACTTTGTAAAAgttaataaatgcttattaaacaCTACACagtgccaggcattgtgttagGCTCTGAGAGTACAGGCTTGGCTGAGACAAGTTCCTGACATCGAGTGGTTCACGGGTTCTTGGCTTGTCCTTCCAGTACAGTGGGGACTGTGACTGCTGAGCCGGGATTCTGGGAAGCACTGTGTGCCTGAGCCCCCAGCATGGCGGGCCTGAAGCGGAGGGCAAGCCAGGTGTGGCCCGAAGAGCACGGTGAGCAGGAGCACGGGCTCTACAGCCTGCACCGCATGTTCGACATCGTGGGCACCCACCTGACGCACAGGGACGTGCGcgttctctccttcctctttgtcGACGTCATCGACGACCACGAGCGTGGCCTCATCCGGAACGGACGTGACTTCTTACTGGCGCTGGAGCGCCAGGGCCGCTGTGATGAGAGCAACTTCCGCcaggtgctgcagctgctgcgCATCATCACTCGCCACGACCTGCTGCCCTACGTCACTCTCAAGCGGAGACGGGCTGGTGAGGGTGCCCCTGGGGCGGGGACACTGGGATCAGGGGAGAGCTGTGGGCGGCCCGAGTAAGCAGCACAGGAGGCCGGGCAGAAGGAGGCGCTGACTCCGGGGAGTCCTGAGAAGGACGCTTCGAGGTGCACTGGAGGATTGGACTAGAAGGGAAGGGTGTACCTTCTCCTGAGTGAGTCCCTCTCCCCCTACAGTGTGCCCTGATCTTGTAGACAAATACCTGGAGGAGACATCAGTTCGCTATGTGACACCCAGAGCCCTCAGCGACCCAGAGCCgaggcctccccacccccctaaAACAGGTGAGATCCTAACTCTCCCTAATTTCCATAATCAAGAAAGAGGACGCTGGACCCATCTTTTGCCAGCCTAACTGAAAGGACACTGTCCCTCCCATATCTGCCCCTCCTTCAAAATCAGATGAGGTGTTAAACGCTTCATCTAGGTCCTATAATGGTTCCCATGTTGTGTCTGCCTTTCAAGTCACATTATTGATACTGCTATAGTGCTAAGTCTAAACGATCCCTCCACATTCCAAGTGAATTGTTTCAATTTCTGCTTTTCCCCTGCTGTGTGTCCCTTTTTACCCTCTGGTCAGTGCCTCCCCACTATCCTGTGGTGTGCTGCCCTACTTCGGGCCCTCAGATGTGTAGCAAGCGGCCAGCTCGAGGGAGAGCCACACTTGGGAGCCAGCGAAAACGCCGGAAGTCAGTGACACCAGATCCCAAGGAAAAGCAGACATGCGGTGAGGAAGCTCAAGGGCTCTAGAGGCAGAGTAGACTGGAGGGGAAATACAGAGAACTGCTGGAATACTGGTCATGCTAATTTGCTttagtcatgtacgactctttgcaaccccatggactgtagcccaccaggctcctctgtccatgggattctccaggcaagaatactggagtgggttaccattcccttctccaggggatcttcccaatccctctctcttaatgtctcctgcattggcaggtgggttctttcccaccagtgccacctgggaagcctcggaACACTGGGCAGCTTATGCTGTTTAGAGCAAGGCTCCCTTTGATCACTGTGGCACAGTGAGGTTGAATGTTACAGTCTCTGGGTGGAGGACTCTGTCTTTGTGGCAGAGTTCATTTCAACTCTTTCTAAGTAATAACTAGATGAAAGGGTTGCCGTTATGACATCCTTATTGTAGTATGATTCAAGTCATGATAGAATCTTAAAGTGAACTTGTGTTAACTAGGAAAATATCTCTTCAAATCAAGGTGCTACTTGTGAGTGATGGAAATAATCTGACCTCGGCATGTTCCCATTTAAGGGAACCTCTTGAATTGAGATTTCAGATTTTCATAGAAAAGAACTAGTCCTGGGAAGAGGTAGAGAAGCTGTTAGGTGTTCTTCCCAACTTTGCTACTCTGCCGTTCTTTTCAATACTTGGGTGTAAACTCAACTCTTACTGCAATCTCTTCTGTGCGTCTTCTTTTCCCCACAGACATCAGACTGCGGGTTCGGGCTGAATACTGCCAGCATGAGACTGCTCTGCAGGGCAACGTCTTTTCTAACAAGCAGGACCCACTTGAGCGCCAGTTTGAGCGCTTTAACCAGGCCAACACCATCCTCAAGTCCCGGGACCTGGGCTCCATCATCTGTGACATCAAGTTCTCTGAGCTCACCTACCTCGATGCATTCTGGCGCGACTACATCAATGGCTCGTTACTAGAGGCGCTTAAAGGCGTCTTTATCACAGACTCCCTCAAGCAGGCTGTGGGCCACGAGGCCATCAAGCTGCTGGTGAACGTGGACGAGGAGGACTATGAGCTGGGCCGGCAGAAACTCCTGAGGAACTTGATGCTTCAAGCATTGCCCTGACCTTTTCCCTCTCACTTCTCTGGGGACTTCTCACCACCCACCTCTGGAGCTTACATGCTGTGCTGGGGTTTGTTCTCTACCCTTCCAACCAATCACACCCCtgcgtttgtttttttttaaaggaaaagacaaaagaaaaatggaagtggtgtcccccacccctccctgcacCCATGTGCCTGGGCTTCCCCTTGTTTCCGTTTTCCACTCACCCCCTCATGTGTCTCTACAGTCACCTTGCCACTGAGCCGTAAGACAAATGTGTAGGGAGAAGAAAGGCTACAGACCATAGTCTTTGTAAGGGATTGAAGTGGTCACTGCTTTTGGGTGCATTGAGGGGTTATCAGTACTTCTGGCTTTATGAGGGCTCTTAAACTCTGTCTGAAAAACCAAAGGGCTGTCAGTAGGGAGCTGTGTGGAAGGTGGGACTCTgaagtgtattttggaaattaatcaccACCCTCTCCCAaattatagaattttttaaaaagaagctgtgGCCCTTTCCACTCTCTCCTGGCCTCTGGTGCTGCTCCTCTCTGCCTCGCTTCCTCCATTCCATGGCTTGAAACCTCTGGCTGGTGTGGctccttccttttccctctctgtCAAACCCTCTTCAAAGGAACAGTAGGTAAGAGGACTAGGTCAGCCTAGTCACCGTCCCAACTGTGGtgcgtgtgtatacacacacacacacacacacacacacacacacagtggatggAGAAGCGGTTGCTGATTAAAATACACTCCCCCTCAAAAGGGGAAGGGGGAGTGTGACACTTTTCTTTCCATGttcaagtgaaaataaataatgtaCCCTGCAGCCCTTTCCCCTTTTGCTTTCTTCTGACTTGGGCAAAGGGCATCATAGGTGAGAGTGAAGTGATTTGGTATCAATGcctgccttctttttctttccccatccTCTACCCTCATGCCCACTTCCACGCttgggagcaggggctggggcaTGCACTGGGTGTTGCACTTTTCTTTAGGTAGGGAGGCGTGTTGAATAAGCCAGGAGGCCTAGAGCTGGAGCCTAGTCCAGCTGGTACAATACCACCTCCCCTTTCAGCTCCGAAAAGAGAGATTCAGACACAGACTTtatgattattatatttttttcaatgcCAGTGCTGCTCAGCCCTCAGCGTAACTTCAGTTTTCATGAAATAAACAGTGACTATATTAAATTCCACCTTTCTGAAACTGAAATCTGAGCTCAGGTGaaagtttcttcttttccaagaaGCTGAGCCTGTGTTCCATCAAGAGACAAGGTTCTCCAAGTGAGGAGAGCTGCACCTGGGTCCTGCCTACAAGTCATAACACCACCAGCTCACAATGGAGGTCTCAGTGGACAGAAGTCAAAAGTCAAGACAGTGGGTGACCCAGATTGCCGTAGAGGTCAGGCCTGCGGTGCTGGAACACAGGCAGTTGTTTGCGCAACTGCTGCAGATAGTTGAGGTCAATTCGGGCAAGGCAAAGGCCTGGTCCTTCAGAGCAGCGGGCCACCACTGTTCCCCAGGGATCTACCACCATGCTGTGGCCATAACTTGCTCTCTTCTCATGGTGGCGTCCACACTGTGCTGCCGCCACCACGTAGCACTGGGTTTCAATGGCACGGGCCCGCAACAGCACCTAGGGATGGAGGAGATAGGTGTCCACTTAAGTACATGTAGCAGCTGGTAGGGAAGTGGTAAGCCATGGACAATACAGCCCAATCTACCCATTGTGACCATTCTGATAATTGCCCTGTGAATGATTTACTACTCTTGAGAGGCAACAATCTGGGGAAATGAATTTTCCCAGTAggtgggaaggagaaagaaaatcttttaacTGGTAAAACCAAGGAAGGAGAGTGAAGTAAGAAAAGGCCCTTAGGTTCTGAAGAAGTATTCTCTTACCTCCCAATGGGCTGGGCCTGTGACAAATCCAAAAGCCGAAGGGTACGTAAGTATTTCTGCTCCAGCCTGAACCAATGCCAGAGAGAGTTCAGGGAACCGCATGTCATAGCAGACAGCTAGACCAATCTGGAATGAAACAGCCTCTTTAGCCCCCCTGCCTGCATGTCACAGCATTTGGTCATAACCCTGCCACCCCACTCCTTAGAGCTTTCTGTCCTCTACCCCCACTTTAAAGTATTCCTGTTCCCTTCCCTCTTGTTCCTCTCCTACCCTCGTCCTTTCACAATGCCCACCTTGCCTGCTGGTGTGCTGATAGGAGACTCAAGACTGGGCCCAGGTATGGTAGAGTTGCTTTCATGCATAGGCCCCTGTCCTGGAATCTCTACATCACACAGATGTGTCTTCCTGTAGGTGGCCACTACTGACCCTAGAGTAAGAGGGAGAAAGAATACTAGGGCACCAGCATTTAGAAACCCAGCTTAGATCCTCTCCTCCCAGAGAGGACATAGCTTATAGGCTAGGAACAGAAGTACAAATACCCCCAAAACCCCCTGGCCAAGGAAACAGTTGAGAAAACAGAATTCTGGAGAATCTTAGGTAGAATTGCCTGAGGAGGCAGGCTAAAGAGTCTCACCCATGTTGTTCAGAATCACATGACAGTTGTAGATTTTCTGAGTCTGCTCCCAGTCCTGGCCACGCTCATGGAAACCACCCAAGGACAGCCAGAGTCCACATTCCCTGAGGGGGAGGGGACACTGACAACTCTTCTCAAGGTTCTACCCTCATGTCTGGCAATCCTAGGACATCACTCAGAAAGAAACTACCACTCCGTTCCACTTGATACCTGGCAAGCTGGGTATATTCTTCCAAAAGTTTCccacccagtggctcagacaggcGTAGTGTCTCTGCAGGGTCCCGTGCAATGAAGTCAAAGGCCTCAGGCAGGAAAGCCAGGCAAGCGCCCCGTCTGGCAGCCTCCCGAATCAGCTCAGCACACGTTTTAAAGTTCTGCTCCTTGTCTGGGGTCGATGTTACCTGGCACACAGCcaccaggggcaggtcccaggaaGAAGATGAGACGGCCATGGTTCTGAGTCTGTAAATGGCATAAGTAGGCCTCAGACTGACTAGCATGGAGAAACCGAAGTTTAAGGATAAGAGGCTAGAATCTGGAGACAGGAGAGCTAGACTTTCCTTTCATTTTACTCTTACAGGGCACAATGACCCATGGCATAATGACCCACTAATCAAATATTTCTGTGGATGGTTGGTGCCCCAAGTGTTTCCCACCGTCCatacatttaacaaacatttactgagcatctactacgTGCCAGGCAACTGAGCACAACAAAACATGTTACCTGGGTGGAGCACAAACTACTGAAAATCGAGGTATCCGGAGTCCGGGACACGAAAGAAGGGACAGGAGTTGGTGAGGAGGCCTGATGATGAAGCCCAGCctgaggaaagagaaataaggaCACCAACCCCACTCTCAAGCAATAAGTTCCTAAGATCCCCTGACTTCTCTCTTCATACTGAGGCTGAATCAGGACCCTCCCTGTAAAACCTCCCAAATCGTCAAAACATTCTTTATCATAGGTAATTATGGGCTACCGGAAGAGATCATAAAGTGGGAAGATGGAGGAAAGGCCTTTGATCTCACATTAAATTAAAGCCTATTTCCTCAGACAAATGTCTCCGCAGTTCAAAAGTCATCTCCGAGACACTTCCTTGGTCTTCCCAGCTTCTCTTCCTGAGTGTGCACCTGCAGTCAGTTTTATTGACGCAGAGCATATCTCCCCACCAGAATCACCCTCCCTCGTTTCTCACCGCCCAGTGGCGGGCAGGGGGCACTGGCACCCAGATCCCGACCAGCGCCCCACTCTCCAGTTAACCCTTTCTTTCCCGCGCCTCCCAGGGGCAGCGTCTCTGTTGCACAAGTTAAAGCACCGCAGGTGGAATTCATCGGGGTGGGCGGGATAGGTAGTAGGTCCTACATTAAGATACGGCCAAAATCATCCGCGGAATCCGAACCAAACTGCGGCCTGGAGGTGGAGGTGCCAGGGGCGAGTGGGCGGTAACTCCGAGACCGGACGTGACGCAGGGCAGGGGGTGCGGAGCTGCGAAGGCCGGAAGCCTAGCAGGCGGTGAAGATGGCGGAGAACGGCGGTCGCGCCGGCAAGAGCAGCGGGAGCGGCACGGGGAAGGGGGCGGTGTCCGCAGAGCAGGTGAGGACCAGGGAACGTGAAGTAGGGCAAGCTGGCTGGGTCCAGAGTCGTCGTGAGAGGAGGGGGGAAGCCTGTGGCTGTGCAGACCTTTACTCCAGTCCCGCATTTGCGTGGCCATCCAGAGAGGGGAGGGTCCTTGGAGGAGCCAGCCGAGCCCCCGGGGAGAGAGTAGGCGGATTGGTAGGTGAGAGCCACGCCCCCTCGGAGGGTTGGGTGAGCCTGGGCGAGAGAACATCTCCGGGAAGCAGGGGCTGCGAGGATGCGCAGGTCTGAGGAAAAATGGCTGGCCACTTTCCCCACTTGCCCCCCGCACCTTGGAACAGGATACGGCTAGGTGAGGCAGGTCATGACGAGTCCTAGGGGATTAGTCGACGGACTGGTAGTGTAGTCTGTTACTTGACCCTGAAGCCATGCTGAAAATCGTCATCACTGCAGAGCCACGTGACTGACATACTCGAAGTCTAGTGTTTCATACTGTTTTGAGAGTCATTACTGGATTGAATTTAGACATCAGAAATCCCTTACTGAAAATTCGAGCATGCATTTCTCCCAGTGCCTAGCACCGGGAATCGTTTGATAAATTAATCAAAAAGCCGTTTGTTGCTTGGGAACCGTGGTTTGCTGATAGTGGGGCTAGTGTTTATTATGGGTGGGAAGAAATCCGTGTAATAGGAAAACGTAATTAAAACAACAGCTCTTTTAATTATAGGTTCTTTTATCAGTTATTTG is a window of Muntiacus reevesi chromosome 1, mMunRee1.1, whole genome shotgun sequence DNA encoding:
- the DEDD gene encoding death effector domain-containing protein isoform X2 yields the protein MAGLKRRASQVWPEEHGEQEHGLYSLHRMFDIVGTHLTHRDVRVLSFLFVDVIDDHERGLIRNGRDFLLALERQGRCDESNFRQVLQLLRIITRHDLLPYVTLKRRRADKYLEETSVRYVTPRALSDPEPRPPHPPKTVPPHYPVVCCPTSGPQMCSKRPARGRATLGSQRKRRKSVTPDPKEKQTCDIRLRVRAEYCQHETALQGNVFSNKQDPLERQFERFNQANTILKSRDLGSIICDIKFSELTYLDAFWRDYINGSLLEALKGVFITDSLKQAVGHEAIKLLVNVDEEDYELGRQKLLRNLMLQALP
- the DEDD gene encoding death effector domain-containing protein isoform X1 gives rise to the protein MAGLKRRASQVWPEEHGEQEHGLYSLHRMFDIVGTHLTHRDVRVLSFLFVDVIDDHERGLIRNGRDFLLALERQGRCDESNFRQVLQLLRIITRHDLLPYVTLKRRRAVCPDLVDKYLEETSVRYVTPRALSDPEPRPPHPPKTVPPHYPVVCCPTSGPQMCSKRPARGRATLGSQRKRRKSVTPDPKEKQTCDIRLRVRAEYCQHETALQGNVFSNKQDPLERQFERFNQANTILKSRDLGSIICDIKFSELTYLDAFWRDYINGSLLEALKGVFITDSLKQAVGHEAIKLLVNVDEEDYELGRQKLLRNLMLQALP
- the NIT1 gene encoding deaminated glutathione amidase isoform X3, whose protein sequence is MLCVNKTDCRCTLRKRSWEDQGSVSEMTFELRRHLSEEIGFNLILRTMAVSSSSWDLPLVAVCQVTSTPDKEQNFKTCAELIREAARRGACLAFLPEAFDFIARDPAETLRLSEPLGGKLLEEYTQLARECGLWLSLGGFHERGQDWEQTQKIYNCHVILNNMGSVVATYRKTHLCDVEIPGQGPMHESNSTIPGPSLESPISTPAGKIGLAVCYDMRFPELSLALVQAGAEILTYPSAFGFVTGPAHWEVLLRARAIETQCYVVAAAQCGRHHEKRASYGHSMVVDPWGTVVARCSEGPGLCLARIDLNYLQQLRKQLPVFQHRRPDLYGNLGHPLS
- the NIT1 gene encoding deaminated glutathione amidase isoform X1 → MLGFIIRPPHQLLSLLSCPGLRIPRFSVVCAPPRLRTMAVSSSSWDLPLVAVCQVTSTPDKEQNFKTCAELIREAARRGACLAFLPEAFDFIARDPAETLRLSEPLGGKLLEEYTQLARECGLWLSLGGFHERGQDWEQTQKIYNCHVILNNMGSVVATYRKTHLCDVEIPGQGPMHESNSTIPGPSLESPISTPAGKIGLAVCYDMRFPELSLALVQAGAEILTYPSAFGFVTGPAHWEVLLRARAIETQCYVVAAAQCGRHHEKRASYGHSMVVDPWGTVVARCSEGPGLCLARIDLNYLQQLRKQLPVFQHRRPDLYGNLGHPLS
- the NIT1 gene encoding deaminated glutathione amidase isoform X2 — translated: MAVSSSSWDLPLVAVCQVTSTPDKEQNFKTCAELIREAARRGACLAFLPEAFDFIARDPAETLRLSEPLGGKLLEEYTQLARECGLWLSLGGFHERGQDWEQTQKIYNCHVILNNMGSVVATYRKTHLCDVEIPGQGPMHESNSTIPGPSLESPISTPAGKIGLAVCYDMRFPELSLALVQAGAEILTYPSAFGFVTGPAHWEVLLRARAIETQCYVVAAAQCGRHHEKRASYGHSMVVDPWGTVVARCSEGPGLCLARIDLNYLQQLRKQLPVFQHRRPDLYGNLGHPLS